Proteins from a single region of Campylobacter sp. RM16704:
- a CDS encoding putative motility protein yields the protein MGEVTNNQANLMLNIATTMMKKTIETNENAVMQILEGVNANSTPSITPITSSGLLDIYA from the coding sequence ATGGGTGAAGTTACTAACAATCAAGCAAATTTAATGCTTAACATTGCAACTACTATGATGAAAAAAACCATAGAGACCAATGAAAATGCGGTAATGCAAATACTTGAAGGTGTAAATGCAAATTCTACTCCTAGTATTACTCCTATTACTAGTTCAGGATTACTTGACATTTACGCTTAA
- the fliI gene encoding flagellar protein export ATPase FliI, which yields MGLEKLRSKISSQNLTSVFGQITKISSTSIEICGLKTSIGDIIKIVSSEDESKEAMAMVVEVDENLSYLSPFGFVEGFKIGDRAFINDAGMQIGVSDELLGRVVDPFMRPKDGKGPIEASKFMPIMRAPIDAMKRGLIEEVFPVGVKTIDALLTCGVGQKLGIFAGSGVGKSTLMGMIVKNSKAPIKVIALIGERGREIPEFIQKNLGGKLDDTVIIVATSDDSALMRKYGAFCAMSVAEYFKEQGKDVLFIMDSVTRFAMAQREIGLALGEPPTTKGYPPSVLSLLPQLMERAGKEEGKGTITAFFTVLVDGDDMSDPIADQSRSILDGHIVLSRELTDFGIYPPINIQNSASRVMGDIISNEHKLAARNFKRLNSLLKENEVLLRIGAYQKGTDKELDQAIAKKDFMQQFLSQNPEESFEFEEIINTLKMIDT from the coding sequence ATGGGTTTGGAAAAGTTAAGAAGTAAAATTTCTTCACAAAATCTTACGAGTGTCTTTGGACAAATTACAAAAATTTCAAGTACCAGTATAGAAATTTGTGGTTTAAAAACTAGCATAGGTGATATCATAAAAATAGTTTCTAGTGAAGATGAAAGCAAAGAAGCTATGGCTATGGTGGTAGAAGTTGATGAGAATTTAAGCTACCTAAGTCCATTTGGTTTTGTAGAAGGTTTTAAAATAGGTGATCGTGCATTTATAAATGATGCAGGTATGCAAATTGGCGTTAGCGATGAATTATTAGGAAGAGTTGTCGATCCTTTTATGCGACCAAAAGATGGCAAAGGTCCTATTGAGGCTAGTAAATTTATGCCTATTATGCGTGCACCTATTGATGCGATGAAAAGAGGTTTAATAGAAGAAGTCTTTCCAGTTGGAGTTAAAACTATCGATGCACTTCTAACTTGTGGTGTAGGACAAAAGCTTGGAATTTTTGCAGGAAGTGGGGTTGGTAAATCAACTCTTATGGGTATGATAGTAAAAAATTCCAAAGCTCCTATAAAAGTTATAGCTTTAATAGGCGAACGCGGTAGAGAAATTCCTGAATTTATACAAAAAAATTTAGGCGGAAAATTGGATGATACTGTTATCATTGTTGCCACAAGCGATGATAGTGCTTTGATGCGAAAATATGGTGCTTTTTGTGCAATGAGCGTAGCTGAATATTTTAAAGAACAAGGAAAAGATGTGCTTTTTATAATGGATAGTGTAACACGTTTTGCTATGGCTCAAAGAGAAATAGGACTTGCATTAGGTGAACCTCCGACCACAAAAGGTTATCCACCTAGTGTTTTAAGCCTTTTGCCTCAACTCATGGAAAGAGCAGGAAAAGAAGAAGGTAAAGGAACTATAACAGCCTTTTTTACTGTCCTTGTTGATGGAGATGATATGAGTGATCCAATAGCAGATCAAAGTAGGTCTATACTTGATGGACATATAGTTCTTAGTCGCGAATTGACTGATTTTGGAATTTATCCGCCTATTAATATACAGAATTCAGCTTCAAGAGTTATGGGAGATATTATTAGTAATGAACACAAGTTAGCAGCTAGAAATTTTAAACGTCTAAATTCTTTACTTAAAGAAAATGAAGTTTTATTACGCATTGGAGCTTACCAAAAAGGAACAGACAAAGAACTAGATCAAGCTATTGCGAAAAAAGATTTTATGCAACAGTTTTTAAGTCAAAATCCTGAAGAAAGCTTTGAATTTGAAGAAATTATAAATACTCTAAAAATGATTGATACATAA